In Burkholderia pyrrocinia, the following proteins share a genomic window:
- a CDS encoding tetratricopeptide repeat protein: protein MTPDNPVSEVQRLVQRGAIDEARRVLDNLGATDGTSAQYFHACAQFHYFLGEFEEAVDRCLTVTQRAPGYTNHRLIFFHACAHLGRIDLIDAQFEALVLGLNEWERQQVLLEILTISGRDDEAIARSASYQAAHQAGAIPHATAIQLRKSRSTSLMRAHGIAAGLGEYASSFTSRSAVAAIYGINDPGYWCGDTPLPRVLRYIRGGGFGDWIQFLRYRALLAQVGTELICHEPWPCPDINPAWLNDYRDVGARDLLAPLAGNAPLDDMWATPFSLFTAMFPLAGYLPAQRAMVESTPSPELSEQVERIRRAARGRPRCALFWSSNESAHGDFAWKSLRLHQIRPLLENQEMHWIVFQRGLEMQRWLADDLSQTTTNLDSTTDLHALAELLSAAADVVISVDSGPLHLAASLNLPTILLSPLHGDWRYERLPTSTPWYPGVRIVRQPAIGAWDATVADARWLLDGWCRTGRLA, encoded by the coding sequence ATGACGCCAGACAATCCGGTTTCCGAGGTACAGCGGCTCGTACAGCGCGGCGCCATTGACGAAGCCCGACGCGTGCTCGACAACCTGGGCGCCACCGACGGTACCAGCGCGCAATATTTCCATGCCTGCGCGCAGTTCCACTACTTCCTCGGGGAGTTCGAAGAAGCCGTCGACCGGTGCCTGACCGTCACGCAACGCGCGCCCGGCTATACGAACCACCGGCTGATCTTTTTCCATGCGTGCGCTCACCTCGGCAGAATCGACCTGATCGACGCGCAGTTCGAAGCGCTCGTGCTCGGTCTCAACGAGTGGGAGCGTCAGCAAGTGCTGCTCGAGATTCTGACCATCTCCGGCCGAGACGACGAAGCGATAGCGAGATCCGCGTCGTATCAGGCGGCGCACCAGGCAGGCGCGATCCCGCACGCCACGGCCATTCAGTTGCGCAAAAGTCGCAGCACGTCACTCATGCGCGCTCACGGTATCGCCGCGGGCCTCGGCGAATATGCATCCAGCTTTACGAGCCGATCAGCCGTGGCGGCGATATATGGCATCAACGATCCCGGCTACTGGTGCGGCGACACGCCGTTGCCGCGCGTGCTGCGCTACATCCGTGGCGGCGGTTTCGGCGACTGGATCCAGTTCCTCCGCTATCGCGCGCTGCTCGCGCAGGTCGGCACCGAGCTCATCTGCCATGAACCCTGGCCATGCCCGGATATCAATCCGGCCTGGTTGAACGACTATCGCGACGTCGGGGCCCGCGATCTGCTGGCGCCCCTCGCGGGCAACGCTCCGCTCGACGACATGTGGGCGACGCCGTTCTCGCTGTTCACCGCGATGTTCCCGCTGGCCGGTTACCTGCCGGCACAGCGCGCGATGGTCGAATCGACGCCGTCGCCCGAACTGTCGGAGCAAGTGGAACGCATTCGCCGCGCCGCGCGCGGACGTCCGCGCTGTGCGCTGTTCTGGTCTTCTAACGAATCCGCTCACGGGGATTTCGCATGGAAGAGCCTGCGCCTGCACCAGATACGTCCGTTGCTCGAAAACCAGGAGATGCACTGGATCGTCTTCCAGCGCGGTCTCGAAATGCAACGCTGGCTTGCCGACGATCTATCGCAGACGACAACCAACCTCGACTCGACGACCGATCTGCATGCGCTTGCCGAGCTGCTGTCGGCTGCGGCAGACGTAGTCATCAGCGTCGACAGCGGCCCGTTGCACCTTGCCGCCAGCCTCAACCTGCCGACCATTCTGCTGTCGCCGCTCCACGGAGACTGGCGCTACGAACGGTTACCGACGTCAACGCCGTGGTATCCCGGTGTCCGCATCGTTCGGCAACCGGCAATCGGCGCGTGGGATGCAACGGTCGCCGATGCCCGGTGGCTACTCGACGGATGGTGCCGGACCGGAAGGTTGGCGTGA
- a CDS encoding 3-carboxyethylcatechol 2,3-dioxygenase, translating into MPILLECLSHTPLVGSFDPAPDVVAEVERAQAAARARVEAFAPECIVLFAPDHYNGFFYDLMPPFCIGIAAESVGDYRSLAGPLNVPAALARELAEAVLDSDVDVSVSYRMQIDHGFAQALEVLTGGLDRYPVIPVFVNSVAAPMATLRRARLLGDAIGRFFARTGKRVLVVGSGGISHEPPVPELATASPEMAERLIAGRNPDADARAARQARTVAAARAFAAGDSPLHALNPEWDQAFLDVLVRGELKAVDGMTNDAITRDGGKSAHEIRAWVAAFAALAAAGPYRAVRDFYRPIPEWIAGFAAMHGWSAGDPAPRSNDKE; encoded by the coding sequence ATGCCGATCCTGCTCGAATGCCTGTCCCATACGCCGCTGGTCGGCTCTTTCGATCCGGCGCCGGACGTGGTGGCCGAAGTCGAACGTGCGCAGGCCGCGGCGCGCGCACGCGTCGAAGCGTTCGCCCCCGAATGCATCGTGCTGTTCGCGCCCGATCATTACAACGGCTTTTTCTACGACCTGATGCCGCCGTTCTGCATCGGCATCGCCGCGGAGTCGGTCGGCGATTACCGGAGCCTTGCAGGCCCGCTGAACGTGCCGGCCGCGCTCGCCCGCGAGTTGGCCGAAGCCGTGCTCGATAGCGACGTCGACGTGTCGGTGTCGTACCGGATGCAGATCGATCATGGTTTCGCACAGGCGCTCGAAGTGCTGACGGGTGGCCTCGACCGCTACCCGGTGATTCCCGTGTTCGTGAACTCCGTCGCGGCGCCGATGGCGACGCTGCGCCGCGCACGGCTGCTCGGCGACGCGATCGGCCGCTTTTTCGCGCGCACCGGCAAGCGCGTGCTCGTGGTCGGCTCGGGTGGCATCTCGCACGAGCCGCCGGTGCCGGAACTCGCGACCGCAAGCCCCGAGATGGCCGAGCGGCTGATCGCCGGCCGCAATCCGGACGCCGACGCGCGTGCCGCGCGCCAGGCGCGCACGGTCGCCGCCGCGCGCGCGTTCGCCGCGGGTGACAGCCCGTTGCACGCGCTCAATCCCGAATGGGACCAGGCATTTCTCGACGTGCTTGTGCGCGGCGAACTGAAGGCCGTTGACGGGATGACCAACGACGCGATCACACGCGACGGCGGCAAGTCCGCGCACGAGATCCGCGCGTGGGTCGCCGCGTTCGCCGCGCTGGCGGCCGCAGGCCCGTATCGCGCGGTGCGGGATTTCTACCGACCGATTCCGGAATGGATCGCGGGCTTCGCCGCGATGCACGGCTGGTCCGCGGGCGACCCCGCGCCGAGATCGAATGACAAGGAGTGA
- a CDS encoding bifunctional 3-(3-hydroxy-phenyl)propionate/3-hydroxycinnamic acid hydroxylase — MPAQHEAAPASAHPPVIATDVAIVGAGPVGLMIANLLGQQGVGTIIIEKLEQIIDYPRAIGLDDEALRVFQTVGLVDALLPHTTPDHWMRFVTGSGRCFASIEPRTDEFGWSRRNAFIQPLADRVLYDGLKRFAHVNVLFGYGVDAFAQDRDGVTIDIVDAQGAKKTVRAAYMVGADGGNSFVRRALNVPFEGRTKPNQWIVVDVRNDPLGSPHVYLHCDAERPYVSAALPHGIRRFEFMVMPGETEEQLSRPDNLAALIRKVVADPDKVDTIRKRVYTHNARLARRFDIGRVLLAGDAAHIMPVWQGQGYNSGIRDASNLGWKLAMVAKGWARPELLASYTLERRDHARSMIHLSEVAGDIFAPTTRLGRFVRDGFVRTLGVIPAAKRYFVEMRFKPMPRYEAGVVMLPQRTRDGGALARLLDRVGGTAPGRLLGLMSQKRSSWFGQLVYGRDAFGRSPVGRMFIQPRVRTADGRTVRLDDAIGNRFAVIGWGSDPTFGLTDAARAVWERLGACFVLAKPDVQLDYAADVPDGVIAIGDTTGRLKDWFSRIPQSVVLLRPDRFVAGVCAPQEVSAAIVELASLLHLTDSVPTVQSAQAEAVVHAAAAQRAGV; from the coding sequence ATGCCCGCCCAACACGAAGCTGCGCCCGCATCGGCCCATCCGCCTGTCATCGCGACCGACGTCGCGATCGTCGGCGCCGGCCCGGTCGGCCTGATGATCGCGAACCTGCTGGGCCAGCAAGGCGTCGGCACGATCATCATCGAGAAGCTCGAGCAGATCATCGATTACCCGCGCGCAATCGGCCTCGACGACGAGGCGCTGCGCGTGTTCCAGACCGTCGGCCTTGTCGACGCGCTGCTCCCGCATACGACCCCCGATCACTGGATGCGCTTCGTGACCGGCAGCGGCCGTTGTTTTGCGTCGATCGAGCCGCGTACCGACGAATTCGGCTGGTCGCGCCGCAACGCATTCATCCAGCCGCTCGCGGATCGCGTGCTGTACGACGGGCTGAAGCGCTTCGCGCACGTCAACGTGCTGTTCGGGTATGGCGTCGACGCGTTCGCGCAGGACCGCGACGGCGTGACGATCGACATCGTCGACGCGCAGGGCGCGAAGAAGACCGTGCGCGCCGCGTATATGGTCGGCGCCGATGGTGGCAACAGCTTCGTGCGCCGTGCGCTGAACGTGCCGTTCGAAGGCCGCACGAAGCCGAACCAGTGGATTGTCGTCGACGTGCGCAACGACCCGCTCGGCTCGCCGCACGTGTACCTGCACTGCGATGCGGAACGGCCTTACGTGTCGGCCGCGCTGCCGCACGGGATCCGCCGCTTCGAGTTCATGGTGATGCCCGGCGAGACCGAGGAACAGCTGTCGCGCCCGGACAACCTCGCCGCGCTGATCCGCAAGGTGGTCGCCGATCCGGACAAGGTCGACACCATCCGCAAGCGCGTGTACACACACAACGCACGGCTCGCACGTCGCTTCGACATCGGCCGCGTGCTGCTCGCGGGCGACGCCGCGCACATCATGCCGGTCTGGCAGGGGCAGGGCTACAACAGCGGGATTCGCGATGCGAGCAATCTCGGCTGGAAGCTCGCGATGGTCGCCAAGGGATGGGCCCGGCCCGAATTGCTCGCGAGCTACACGCTCGAGCGGCGCGACCATGCGCGTTCGATGATTCATCTGTCGGAAGTGGCCGGCGACATCTTCGCGCCGACGACGCGGCTCGGCCGCTTCGTACGCGACGGGTTCGTGCGCACGCTCGGCGTGATCCCGGCCGCGAAGCGCTACTTCGTCGAGATGCGCTTCAAGCCGATGCCGCGCTACGAAGCCGGCGTCGTGATGCTGCCGCAACGCACACGCGACGGCGGCGCGCTCGCGCGGTTGCTCGACCGCGTGGGCGGTACCGCGCCGGGGCGGCTGCTCGGCCTGATGAGCCAGAAGCGCAGTTCGTGGTTCGGGCAACTCGTTTACGGCCGCGATGCGTTCGGTCGGTCGCCGGTCGGCCGGATGTTCATCCAGCCGCGCGTGCGCACGGCCGACGGCCGCACGGTGCGACTCGACGATGCGATCGGCAACCGCTTCGCGGTGATCGGCTGGGGCAGCGACCCGACCTTCGGGCTCACCGACGCGGCGCGCGCGGTGTGGGAGCGGCTCGGTGCGTGCTTCGTGCTCGCGAAGCCGGACGTGCAGCTCGACTACGCGGCCGACGTGCCCGACGGCGTGATCGCGATCGGCGATACGACGGGCCGGCTGAAGGACTGGTTCAGCCGGATCCCGCAGTCGGTCGTGCTGTTGCGGCCGGACCGTTTCGTCGCGGGCGTATGCGCGCCGCAGGAGGTGTCGGCGGCGATCGTCGAACTGGCGTCGTTGCTGCATCTGACGGACAGCGTGCCGACCGTGCAGTCGGCGCAGGCCGAGGCGGTCGTGCATGCGGCGGCCGCGCAACGGGCGGGGGTGTGA
- a CDS encoding DNA-binding transcriptional regulator, producing MSKYTSVRGLARGLQVLRALNAMENGRATSQQISEATGLHRTTVRRLLETLVDEGCVRRSVSDDSFRLTLGVRALSEGFTDDEWIATVAPPVMAQLTQRVVWPSDLTTPDGDAMIIRETTHRFSPLSFHRSMVGRRLPMLQTAAGRAYFAACPDAEREDILALLRVNADNDEQRRLALDDTYVANLIRQTRADGFGLNASDWGAQKKIGAVAVAIAAHGHVLGSLNVIYLSKAIASAEAIRRFVPELQRAARDIVAGLESEAGKG from the coding sequence GTGTCGAAATACACCAGCGTGCGCGGGCTCGCACGTGGCCTCCAAGTGCTGCGCGCGCTCAACGCAATGGAGAACGGGCGGGCGACGAGCCAGCAGATCAGCGAGGCAACCGGGCTGCACCGGACCACCGTGCGGCGGCTGCTGGAAACGCTCGTGGACGAGGGCTGCGTGCGGCGCAGCGTGTCGGACGACAGCTTTCGGCTCACGCTCGGCGTGCGCGCGCTGAGCGAAGGCTTCACGGATGACGAATGGATCGCGACGGTCGCGCCACCGGTGATGGCACAGCTCACGCAGCGCGTCGTATGGCCGTCCGATCTGACGACGCCCGACGGCGACGCGATGATCATCCGCGAGACCACCCACCGTTTCAGCCCGCTGTCGTTTCACCGGTCGATGGTCGGGCGACGACTGCCGATGCTGCAAACCGCAGCCGGTCGCGCGTATTTCGCGGCCTGCCCCGATGCCGAACGCGAGGACATCCTCGCGCTGCTGCGTGTGAATGCCGACAACGACGAACAGCGCCGCCTCGCGCTTGACGACACCTATGTCGCGAACCTGATTCGTCAGACGCGCGCGGACGGGTTCGGGCTCAATGCGAGCGACTGGGGCGCACAAAAGAAGATCGGCGCCGTCGCGGTGGCGATCGCCGCGCACGGACATGTGCTCGGCAGCCTGAATGTGATCTACCTGTCGAAGGCGATCGCGTCGGCCGAAGCGATCCGTCGCTTCGTACCCGAACTACAACGCGCGGCACGGGACATCGTCGCGGGACTCGAAAGCGAGGCCGGGAAGGGCTGA